The following coding sequences lie in one Synechococcus sp. PCC 7336 genomic window:
- the dapB gene encoding 4-hydroxy-tetrahydrodipicolinate reductase, whose protein sequence is MSNSAPIPVVVNGAVGKMGRAVIKAISEAEDMQLMGAVDRDRWGEDVGEVAGIGAVEIPVTNNLEVLMAELAQGQQLGVMVDFTHPSSIYENIRTAIAYGVRPVVGTTGLEPEQIASLAEFADKASTGCLIAPNFSIGTILQQQMAVMASKYFDHVEIIELHHNQKADAPSGTAIKTAEMLSEVGKTFNPVEVNETETIAGARGGICGENVRIHSVRLPGLIAHQEVMFGGLGQVLTIRHDTSDRVAYMPGVLLGIRKVIQLKSLVYGLEKLLF, encoded by the coding sequence ATGTCGAACTCCGCTCCCATCCCTGTCGTTGTTAACGGTGCTGTCGGCAAGATGGGGCGTGCTGTCATCAAGGCTATCTCTGAGGCGGAGGATATGCAGTTGATGGGGGCGGTCGATCGCGATCGCTGGGGCGAAGACGTCGGCGAAGTAGCTGGAATTGGCGCGGTGGAAATTCCCGTTACCAATAACTTGGAAGTGTTGATGGCCGAGCTGGCCCAAGGGCAGCAGTTGGGGGTGATGGTGGATTTCACTCACCCCAGTTCGATCTACGAGAACATTCGCACGGCGATCGCCTATGGCGTCCGTCCGGTGGTGGGCACGACTGGGCTCGAGCCAGAGCAAATTGCCTCGCTGGCGGAGTTTGCCGATAAGGCCAGCACCGGCTGTCTGATCGCGCCCAATTTCTCCATTGGTACGATCCTGCAGCAGCAAATGGCGGTGATGGCCTCGAAGTATTTCGATCATGTCGAAATTATCGAGCTGCATCACAATCAAAAGGCCGATGCCCCCAGCGGCACTGCCATCAAGACGGCAGAGATGCTGAGCGAGGTGGGTAAAACTTTCAATCCGGTAGAAGTCAACGAGACAGAAACGATTGCGGGAGCGCGTGGCGGCATCTGTGGCGAGAATGTCCGCATCCATAGCGTGCGCCTGCCCGGTTTAATTGCCCATCAAGAGGTGATGTTTGGCGGCCTCGGACAAGTTTTGACGATTCGCCACGATACGAGCGATCGCGTTGCCTACATGCCTGGAGTGCTGCTCGGCATTCGTAAAGTCATCCAGCTCAAATCGCTAGTTTACGGCTTGGAAAAGCTATTGTTTTAG
- a CDS encoding J domain-containing protein, which translates to MTELGIGTPTIEEGLAQYEPDYYAVLGVPVTADSRLIRKGYILVAKQLHPDRYIDRPNLRPTANWLFSKLISPASEVLNRERERVEYREVLRLRVKRLLKLPPAEIWPKSYLADSLLYADDLETVYHDTILKLAEHQYRDLDKALVCSGELSKINLAYLLLEGGYKVAVPSTPLGTLPPNAKPSPAPISSVPAAPRANRPAAQASPTPPPSAPTDASPAPNSEPAAPAPGQTRYLQAQQMLESGHYKEAIQYFKFAIAAAPQNPDYYLGRGTAYLKLKNTMRARQDFQKVLSLKPDNAKAKKYLDELASTNGNGKKTASATNRTSNQSARPQPKGMFGRIFNR; encoded by the coding sequence ATGACAGAACTTGGCATCGGTACGCCAACCATCGAGGAGGGTTTGGCACAGTACGAACCTGATTATTATGCAGTGTTGGGCGTGCCCGTCACTGCAGATAGCCGCCTGATTCGCAAGGGCTATATCCTCGTCGCCAAACAACTGCACCCCGATCGCTATATCGATCGCCCCAACCTCCGTCCCACTGCCAACTGGCTGTTTTCAAAACTGATTAGCCCTGCTAGTGAAGTGCTCAACCGCGAGCGAGAGCGGGTTGAATATCGTGAAGTGTTGCGGTTGCGAGTCAAGCGCCTGCTCAAGCTACCCCCCGCCGAAATCTGGCCTAAATCTTACCTAGCCGATTCCCTCTTGTATGCCGATGATTTGGAGACGGTCTACCACGACACCATTCTCAAGTTGGCAGAACATCAATATCGGGATCTCGATAAGGCGCTGGTCTGTTCGGGAGAATTGAGCAAGATTAATTTGGCCTATTTATTGCTAGAAGGGGGCTATAAAGTCGCTGTCCCCTCTACCCCCCTCGGAACTTTGCCCCCGAATGCCAAGCCGTCGCCCGCGCCGATTAGCTCTGTCCCTGCGGCCCCTCGCGCCAATCGTCCTGCGGCCCAGGCGAGTCCGACTCCTCCCCCCTCGGCCCCAACTGACGCCAGCCCAGCCCCCAATTCCGAACCCGCCGCTCCCGCACCGGGTCAAACCCGCTACCTGCAGGCGCAGCAAATGCTCGAAAGCGGCCATTATAAAGAGGCCATCCAGTATTTTAAATTTGCGATCGCCGCCGCTCCCCAAAACCCCGATTACTATTTAGGGCGCGGCACCGCATATCTCAAATTGAAGAACACGATGCGGGCACGCCAAGATTTCCAAAAGGTATTGAGCCTCAAACCCGATAATGCTAAGGCGAAAAAATACCTCGACGAACTTGCGTCGACCAACGGCAATGGCAAGAAGACAGCTAGTGCGACCAATCGGACTTCAAACCAAAGCGCTCGTCCCCAACCAAAAGGTATGTTTGGACGGATATTCAACCGCTAG
- a CDS encoding SRPBCC family protein produces MPLFNRQSKADPELADAEELEADLDEAAELEDANGFSSEEGSPAVAVNLEKLEGRRRCLQAAIEIEHSPQAVWDVLIDYEGLADFIPNLAESCVVGEEDGCVLLRQVGVQKLSVLKFSAAVTLKMDPSPIERIDFSMTEGDLLEFAGSWQLAAIDDSGTKLSYCVTILPPRKMPVQIVQRRLRKDLSANLLAIQAEVEKRASAVV; encoded by the coding sequence ATGCCACTTTTTAATCGTCAGTCCAAAGCCGATCCCGAGCTCGCCGATGCCGAGGAATTAGAGGCAGACCTCGACGAGGCTGCCGAGTTGGAGGATGCCAATGGGTTTTCCTCCGAGGAGGGGAGTCCAGCCGTGGCAGTCAATTTAGAAAAGTTAGAGGGGCGACGGCGCTGCCTGCAGGCGGCGATCGAGATCGAGCATTCCCCCCAAGCGGTTTGGGATGTCTTGATCGATTACGAGGGGCTAGCAGATTTTATTCCGAATTTGGCTGAGAGCTGTGTGGTGGGGGAGGAGGATGGCTGCGTGCTGCTGCGTCAGGTGGGGGTGCAGAAGTTGTCGGTGCTGAAGTTTTCGGCGGCTGTCACGCTCAAGATGGATCCGTCCCCCATCGAGCGGATTGATTTCAGTATGACCGAAGGGGATTTGCTGGAGTTTGCGGGCAGTTGGCAATTGGCGGCGATCGATGATTCTGGCACGAAGTTGAGCTATTGCGTGACGATTTTGCCCCCTCGCAAGATGCCGGTTCAGATCGTGCAGCGTCGCTTGAGGAAGGATTTGTCGGCCAACTTGCTAGCGATTCAGGCGGAGGTGGAAAAGCGGGCTTCTGCAGTGGTCTAG
- a CDS encoding inositol monophosphatase family protein has product MPGQLDLARRLDVATEAARAAGAVLQQLQGNLQDIREKRPGDLVTEADRAAELTVLEIVQRHFPADSILAEESGQQGNGAATGFLWAIDPLDGTTNYAHGYPAAAVSIGLLQAGEPVLGVVYDVFRNELFRAATGMGATCNYLPICVSSTDRLENSLLVTGFAYDRRETADNNYAEFCHFTHLTQGVRRGGSASVDLAAVAMGRLDGYWERGLSVWDIAAGIVLVREAGGSVTAYDGSPLLIESGRLLASNGSLHAAMQLELSRVQPLQQALPTHPTQFTSV; this is encoded by the coding sequence ATGCCAGGTCAACTGGATTTGGCGAGACGATTGGATGTTGCAACCGAGGCCGCTAGGGCTGCAGGAGCAGTTTTGCAGCAGTTGCAAGGGAATTTGCAAGACATTCGCGAGAAGCGACCTGGCGATTTAGTCACCGAGGCCGATCGCGCTGCAGAGCTGACCGTTTTGGAGATCGTACAGCGGCATTTTCCCGCAGACAGCATTTTGGCGGAAGAGTCGGGCCAGCAGGGAAATGGGGCCGCAACAGGATTTCTATGGGCGATCGATCCGCTGGACGGTACCACTAACTATGCCCACGGCTATCCTGCCGCTGCCGTTTCGATTGGCTTGTTGCAGGCGGGAGAGCCAGTGCTCGGTGTCGTCTACGATGTCTTTCGCAACGAGCTTTTTCGGGCGGCTACCGGCATGGGAGCCACCTGTAACTATCTCCCCATCTGCGTGTCCTCCACCGATCGCCTGGAGAATAGCCTGTTGGTGACGGGGTTTGCCTACGATCGCCGCGAGACTGCCGACAACAACTACGCTGAATTCTGCCACTTCACCCATTTGACTCAAGGGGTGCGGCGGGGAGGATCGGCTTCGGTCGATCTCGCTGCTGTTGCGATGGGTAGGCTAGATGGATATTGGGAACGCGGTTTGTCAGTCTGGGACATTGCTGCGGGCATCGTACTGGTACGGGAAGCTGGCGGAAGCGTCACAGCCTACGATGGCAGCCCCCTTCTCATCGAGTCAGGTCGCCTCCTGGCGAGTAATGGCTCCCTCCATGCTGCTATGCAGTTGGAACTCAGCCGCGTGCAACCCCTACAGCAGGCTCTGCCCACCCATCCCACTCAGTTCACCTCTGTCTAA
- a CDS encoding alkene reductase, with product MTTPDSSKSLLSTVQLGPYRLPNRIVMAPLTRNRAGAGNAPGQLNATYYRQRTSAGLIITEATQISPQGVGYPSTPGIHSAAQVEGWKLVTDTVRQAGGHIFLQLWHVGRISHPSLQPNGQLPVAPSAIAPSQGEAMTYQGMQPFVTPRALELDEIPGIVEDYRQAARNAMAAGFHGVEIHAANGYLLDQFLRDGTNRRTDRYGGPLENRTRLLLEVTQAVTEVWGGDRVGVRLSPGGTFSDMSDSNTLATFDYAVAALNPFDLAYLHIKEADEKDLKYGGEFVPASRYRTHFNGPIVTNCGYNRQTGNEAIASGGVDLVAYGQLFIANPDLPKRFELGAPLNEPDPSSFYGGGAEGYIDYPALETAAA from the coding sequence ATGACGACTCCAGATTCCTCTAAATCCCTGCTTTCTACCGTGCAACTCGGTCCTTACCGGCTGCCCAACCGCATTGTGATGGCTCCCCTGACCCGCAATCGGGCTGGAGCGGGCAATGCTCCTGGCCAGCTAAATGCGACCTACTACCGCCAGCGGACATCCGCCGGTCTCATCATCACTGAAGCAACGCAAATTTCCCCCCAGGGCGTAGGCTACCCCAGCACCCCCGGCATCCACTCTGCCGCACAGGTGGAAGGATGGAAGTTGGTGACCGATACCGTTCGCCAAGCAGGCGGTCACATTTTCTTGCAATTGTGGCACGTGGGTCGCATTTCCCATCCCTCTTTGCAACCCAACGGTCAATTGCCAGTGGCCCCATCAGCGATCGCCCCATCGCAGGGGGAGGCCATGACCTATCAGGGCATGCAGCCGTTTGTCACGCCCCGAGCTTTAGAACTCGATGAAATTCCCGGCATTGTCGAGGATTACCGGCAGGCAGCCCGGAATGCGATGGCGGCGGGGTTCCACGGCGTTGAAATCCATGCAGCCAATGGCTATCTGCTGGACCAGTTTTTGCGGGATGGCACCAACCGGCGGACCGATCGCTATGGCGGCCCGTTGGAAAATCGCACGCGCCTGTTGTTGGAAGTCACGCAGGCAGTGACGGAGGTTTGGGGTGGCGATCGCGTCGGAGTGCGACTCTCGCCGGGGGGCACCTTTAGCGACATGAGCGATTCCAATACCCTCGCAACATTCGATTATGCGGTGGCTGCCTTGAATCCATTCGATCTGGCCTATCTGCACATCAAGGAGGCTGATGAAAAGGACTTGAAATATGGTGGCGAGTTCGTTCCTGCTAGCCGCTATCGCACTCATTTCAATGGCCCGATTGTGACCAATTGCGGCTATAACCGACAAACCGGCAATGAGGCGATCGCCTCGGGTGGCGTGGATTTAGTCGCTTACGGCCAACTGTTTATCGCCAACCCCGATTTGCCCAAGCGGTTTGAATTGGGAGCTCCCCTCAACGAACCCGATCCCTCCAGTTTCTATGGGGGCGGGGCTGAAGGCTATATCGACTATCCGGCGCTAGAAACCGCCGCCGCTTAG
- a CDS encoding DUF4276 family protein translates to MHIEFLVEEYSAEVALNNILPKILPGISFKIHSFQGKYDLLKKLPDRLKGYNSWMPKDCKSVVLCDRDNEDCLALKKQLDNFAKNNGLVTKSHANGGIFTVLNRIAIEELEAWFLGDPSAIARAYPKVPKNFATQSRYRNPDEIKGGTWEALQSLLQSKSYFPGGLNKVQAARQISQFMDPSNNRSVSFNSFRSGLSALIQLP, encoded by the coding sequence ATGCATATTGAATTCTTGGTTGAAGAATATTCTGCTGAGGTTGCTCTCAACAATATCTTGCCTAAGATTCTACCTGGCATTTCCTTTAAGATTCACTCTTTTCAAGGAAAATATGATTTGCTCAAAAAGCTTCCTGATAGGCTTAAAGGCTATAATTCTTGGATGCCTAAAGACTGTAAAAGTGTAGTTTTATGCGATCGAGATAATGAAGATTGCTTGGCTCTAAAAAAACAGCTAGATAATTTCGCCAAAAATAATGGTCTAGTGACTAAATCTCATGCCAATGGCGGAATTTTTACAGTCCTAAATCGTATTGCAATTGAGGAGCTTGAGGCTTGGTTTCTTGGAGACCCTTCAGCGATCGCCAGGGCATATCCAAAGGTACCTAAAAATTTTGCAACCCAGAGTCGCTATCGCAATCCTGATGAAATCAAAGGTGGAACTTGGGAGGCTCTACAGTCATTGCTTCAAAGTAAGAGCTATTTTCCTGGTGGGCTGAATAAGGTGCAAGCAGCAAGGCAAATTTCCCAGTTTATGGATCCGAGCAATAATCGCTCTGTCAGCTTTAACTCTTTTCGGTCGGGCCTATCTGCTTTGATTCAATTACCGTAA
- the trxA gene encoding thioredoxin, translating into MSVTTTLVTLAADNFAAEVLASPIPVLVDFWAPWCGPCRAIAPVLNELAEQFEGQVKIAKLNVDEYVELASQYRIRSIPTMLGFRDGRVLERIEGLTPKPLLSEKLAQLAATTTIVS; encoded by the coding sequence ATGTCTGTGACTACCACCCTTGTGACGCTCGCGGCCGACAACTTTGCTGCTGAAGTTTTGGCAAGCCCTATCCCCGTTTTGGTGGACTTTTGGGCTCCTTGGTGCGGTCCCTGTCGGGCGATCGCCCCTGTCTTGAACGAGTTGGCCGAACAGTTTGAAGGCCAAGTCAAAATTGCCAAGCTGAATGTAGACGAGTATGTCGAGCTGGCTTCTCAGTATCGCATTCGCAGCATTCCGACAATGCTCGGCTTTCGCGACGGTCGAGTTCTAGAGCGAATCGAAGGTTTGACTCCCAAGCCGCTGCTGAGCGAGAAACTCGCCCAACTGGCAGCAACGACAACCATCGTTTCGTAA
- a CDS encoding helix-turn-helix transcriptional regulator, with translation MVPQADIVAKSDCFSDTPAKISLDSTEARAKLFAALADPTRLKIVELLVSEGELSSTEVANHLGISLALLCHHSKILIEAGLLTIRKQGQTKYRSVNRQLLRTCFDLLEQMGQ, from the coding sequence ATGGTCCCCCAAGCTGATATCGTCGCTAAATCTGACTGTTTCTCCGATACGCCAGCGAAGATCTCTCTGGATTCGACGGAGGCTCGGGCCAAGCTTTTTGCGGCACTGGCCGATCCGACGCGACTGAAGATCGTGGAGCTGTTGGTGTCGGAGGGAGAACTGAGCAGCACTGAGGTTGCCAATCATCTGGGCATTAGCTTGGCCTTGCTGTGTCACCACTCCAAAATTTTAATCGAAGCGGGACTGCTGACCATTCGCAAGCAAGGTCAAACCAAGTATCGCTCGGTCAATCGTCAATTGTTGCGAACCTGCTTCGATCTCCTAGAGCAGATGGGACAGTAG
- a CDS encoding histidinol-phosphate transaminase: MDAIRPSLLNMQPYEAEILPHADKLDANEYPEDLPEWFKKKLSLVWEKGIHSNRYPDATHSSLKRAIADYAGLDDSLVSLGNGSDELIRSILIATCLEGRGSILVSPPTFSMYAIEARSLGIPAISIPRNPDTFALDLPACTEAIERDNVRVVFLVSPNSPTGTPLTAEELDWARSLPESIAVVIDEAYFEFSQATVVPELERRPNWIVLRTFSKAFRLAAHRVGYAIASADMVRALEVTRLPYNLPALSQWAAQLALEFADDLLANIPTLLADRDRLRAELSLIPQVQVWPSSANFLYFRVRDWDLAQLQQQLIQRGTGLRYTGGGLRLSVGTPAQNCRFLVNLRAILAPVPQHMA, from the coding sequence GTGGATGCCATTCGCCCCAGTCTGCTGAACATGCAGCCCTACGAGGCTGAAATCTTGCCCCATGCTGACAAGCTGGATGCTAACGAATATCCCGAAGACCTGCCCGAGTGGTTTAAGAAAAAGCTGTCGCTGGTTTGGGAAAAGGGCATCCACAGCAATCGCTACCCCGATGCCACCCACAGCAGCCTCAAACGGGCGATCGCCGATTATGCTGGCCTAGACGACAGCCTCGTTAGCCTGGGCAATGGCTCGGACGAACTGATTCGCTCTATCCTGATTGCCACCTGCCTAGAAGGACGCGGCAGCATCCTGGTTTCTCCCCCCACTTTCTCGATGTACGCCATTGAGGCTCGCAGCCTCGGCATTCCTGCAATCTCCATTCCTCGCAATCCCGATACGTTCGCCCTCGACCTGCCCGCCTGCACCGAGGCCATCGAGCGGGACAATGTGCGCGTCGTTTTTCTCGTCTCTCCCAACTCTCCTACTGGCACCCCCCTCACAGCCGAAGAACTGGATTGGGCGCGATCGCTGCCCGAATCGATTGCGGTTGTCATCGACGAAGCCTATTTTGAATTTAGCCAAGCCACCGTTGTACCCGAACTGGAGCGGCGACCTAATTGGATCGTATTGCGCACCTTTTCCAAAGCCTTTCGGCTGGCAGCCCACCGAGTTGGCTACGCGATCGCCTCTGCCGATATGGTGCGAGCTCTAGAGGTGACGCGACTGCCCTACAACCTGCCCGCACTCTCCCAATGGGCCGCCCAATTGGCCCTAGAATTTGCCGACGACCTGCTGGCTAATATCCCCACGTTACTGGCCGATCGCGATCGACTGCGGGCAGAACTCAGCCTCATCCCCCAAGTGCAGGTGTGGCCCAGTTCAGCCAATTTCCTCTACTTCCGCGTCCGCGATTGGGACCTTGCCCAATTGCAGCAACAGCTGATCCAGCGAGGGACAGGACTGCGCTATACGGGCGGCGGTTTGCGTCTGTCCGTCGGTACGCCCGCTCAAAATTGCCGCTTTTTAGTCAATCTGAGGGCAATTCTCGCCCCGGTGCCTCAACATATGGCTTGA
- a CDS encoding ABC transporter substrate-binding protein, with amino-acid sequence MSSSLPRHPWFPSLGSGLALAAMLVLSGTLAVLPASGQADSEVIESPDTAVEAATEGSPDADAATADPSDAEIAAEASPDLDIAGSEPAADLQEETAEAEPEPPEDRYWSTIQRRGELRVGLDPSIGYTYLLTNPLTRSYDGFEYDILEAIADTLDIALVPVNVPWEGQLDALQEGRVDMILGGREPYGLDREQFAATVPYYQSPQHIVVRSDLDGTVERLSDLFGRKVGVVANSTGAAVLEVYNDNRGNAIRLFATSNPERLFEQLRDGLLDAAIVDRPVAVAKIFAPGLTPADVAAPIPAATEPAATEMPIAEGEDTAGGEDITEASAPVEAVLWVAEQTPASDFVMVGEPIFPTPLVGAILTEHASLKQAVDGAIAQLQESGMLAAILEKWEL; translated from the coding sequence ATGAGCTCCTCGCTACCCCGCCACCCTTGGTTCCCATCGCTCGGCTCCGGTCTGGCTCTGGCTGCCATGCTGGTGCTGTCGGGGACTCTGGCTGTGCTGCCAGCTAGCGGTCAGGCAGACTCCGAGGTTATCGAATCCCCCGATACTGCTGTCGAGGCTGCGACTGAAGGCTCTCCAGATGCCGATGCGGCTACGGCAGATCCTTCAGATGCCGAGATCGCTGCTGAAGCTTCCCCAGATTTAGATATTGCTGGCTCGGAACCTGCGGCTGACCTGCAGGAAGAAACCGCCGAGGCAGAACCGGAACCGCCCGAAGATCGCTATTGGAGCACCATCCAACGGCGGGGGGAACTGCGGGTGGGCCTCGACCCCAGCATTGGCTACACTTATCTGCTGACCAATCCCCTCACCCGCAGCTACGACGGGTTTGAATACGACATTCTGGAGGCGATCGCCGACACCCTCGACATTGCATTAGTCCCGGTCAATGTGCCCTGGGAAGGACAGCTCGATGCCCTCCAAGAGGGCCGGGTCGACATGATTTTGGGCGGGAGAGAACCCTATGGCCTCGATCGCGAGCAGTTTGCGGCCACAGTTCCCTACTACCAAAGCCCGCAACACATCGTCGTTCGTAGCGATCTGGATGGGACTGTCGAACGACTTTCCGATTTATTTGGTCGCAAAGTGGGGGTGGTGGCCAATAGTACGGGAGCGGCTGTGCTGGAGGTTTACAACGACAATCGCGGCAATGCCATTCGCCTATTTGCCACCAGCAACCCCGAACGATTATTCGAGCAACTGCGCGATGGGCTCCTCGATGCCGCGATCGTCGATCGACCCGTGGCGGTAGCCAAAATTTTCGCTCCGGGCCTAACACCTGCCGATGTAGCTGCGCCTATCCCTGCTGCGACGGAGCCCGCTGCAACTGAAATGCCGATCGCTGAGGGAGAGGATACCGCTGGAGGAGAAGATATCACTGAGGCCAGCGCTCCAGTGGAAGCAGTGCTCTGGGTAGCCGAACAGACACCTGCTAGCGATTTCGTGATGGTGGGAGAGCCCATTTTTCCCACGCCGTTAGTCGGGGCTATCTTGACAGAGCATGCCTCCCTCAAGCAAGCAGTGGATGGGGCGATCGCCCAGTTGCAGGAGAGCGGCATGTTGGCAGCCATCTTGGAGAAGTGGGAGTTATGA
- a CDS encoding AAA family ATPase: MPKPTIPRIEQLKVQNYRVLRDLELKNITPLTVFLGPNGSGKSTVFDVFAFLSECFQFGLRRAWDRRGRFRELRTRGSAGPISFELKYRESNSSPLITYHLAIDEKSKGPFVAEEWLQWRRGKKFGAPFKFLNFKEGSGEVISGEMPEEKDERIAQQLDTSDIIAVNTLGQFTANPRVSALRRFISGWYLSYLTADNARSTPEAGPQERLSEIGDNLPNVIQYLKEQHPDRLEHILKTLTQRIPRLERIDAEVMKDGRLLMQIKDAPFQDPILAKFASDGTLKMLAYLTVLYDPSPPQLIGIEEPENHLHPRLLLELAEECRTASGRSQLMVTTHSPYFVDGLLPEELWVMYRDESGFTRSKRAVDMRGIPELIAQGATLGNLWMENYFEFGDPLRNQGSPNSRNS; this comes from the coding sequence ATGCCTAAACCTACCATTCCTCGTATTGAACAACTGAAAGTCCAGAACTATCGAGTGCTTCGCGATCTAGAGCTTAAGAATATCACTCCGCTAACTGTTTTTTTAGGACCTAATGGAAGTGGTAAATCCACTGTATTTGATGTTTTTGCATTTTTGTCAGAATGCTTCCAATTTGGGCTCCGTCGTGCATGGGATCGTCGAGGAAGGTTTCGCGAACTCCGTACCCGAGGGTCAGCAGGACCTATATCCTTTGAGCTAAAATATAGAGAAAGTAATTCAAGTCCTCTGATTACTTATCATTTGGCGATTGATGAAAAATCAAAAGGTCCTTTTGTCGCAGAAGAATGGCTGCAGTGGCGAAGAGGAAAGAAGTTTGGAGCGCCCTTTAAATTTTTGAACTTTAAAGAAGGCTCGGGGGAAGTTATTAGTGGTGAAATGCCAGAGGAAAAAGATGAAAGAATTGCCCAGCAGCTAGACACATCAGATATTATTGCTGTGAATACCTTAGGTCAATTTACTGCCAACCCCCGCGTTAGTGCATTAAGACGGTTCATCAGTGGATGGTATCTATCCTATCTGACAGCAGATAATGCTCGCAGCACACCCGAAGCAGGTCCTCAAGAACGCCTGTCTGAAATTGGCGACAATTTGCCAAACGTTATTCAATACCTTAAAGAACAGCATCCCGATCGGCTCGAACATATCCTCAAGACTCTCACTCAAAGAATTCCTCGTCTGGAACGTATTGACGCTGAAGTCATGAAAGATGGTCGTCTGCTCATGCAAATCAAAGATGCACCCTTTCAAGATCCAATTCTAGCCAAGTTTGCTTCTGATGGCACGCTAAAAATGTTGGCTTATTTGACAGTGCTCTACGATCCCTCTCCCCCTCAACTCATTGGTATTGAAGAGCCTGAAAACCATCTTCATCCGCGTCTTCTCTTAGAACTGGCTGAGGAGTGCCGGACAGCTTCTGGGCGAAGTCAGTTGATGGTGACAACTCACTCCCCTTATTTTGTAGATGGGCTTCTCCCGGAAGAGTTGTGGGTTATGTACCGGGATGAGTCGGGTTTTACACGATCTAAACGTGCTGTAGATATGCGTGGCATCCCTGAGTTAATAGCTCAAGGTGCAACTCTTGGAAATCTATGGATGGAAAACTATTTTGAATTTGGCGATCCACTCAGAAATCAAGGATCGCCGAATTCGAGGAATAGTTAA
- a CDS encoding peroxiredoxin-like family protein, with product MTLTERLAAQLAEIRAQLPAESLKAMERATADLAASGIIEASIDAGDRAPDFTLPNATGAEVKLSDLLAKGPVVLSFYRGQWCPYCNLELRGLQETLAEIAAAGATLVAVSPQTPDNSLSTVEKNALTFEVLSDVGNRVAREYGLVFSLPEELRPIYANFGIDLPAHNGDKTFELPIAATYVIAPDGTVAHAFVEADYTKRLDPTDIVAALKGLAVAV from the coding sequence GTGACTTTAACCGAACGCCTTGCCGCTCAGCTAGCGGAGATTCGCGCGCAGCTACCGGCAGAATCGCTGAAAGCGATGGAACGCGCCACTGCAGATTTGGCGGCTTCTGGCATTATTGAAGCCAGTATCGATGCGGGCGATCGCGCTCCCGATTTCACACTGCCCAACGCCACGGGCGCAGAGGTTAAGCTGAGCGACCTATTGGCCAAAGGGCCAGTGGTACTGAGCTTTTATCGCGGTCAGTGGTGCCCCTACTGCAACTTAGAACTGCGGGGCCTGCAGGAAACATTGGCCGAGATCGCGGCAGCGGGAGCAACCTTAGTGGCGGTTTCCCCCCAGACTCCCGATAATTCCCTTTCCACCGTCGAGAAAAATGCACTGACTTTCGAAGTGTTGAGTGATGTTGGCAATCGCGTGGCTCGCGAATACGGTCTTGTCTTCTCACTTCCCGAAGAGCTGCGCCCCATTTATGCCAACTTCGGTATCGACCTGCCCGCCCACAATGGTGACAAAACCTTCGAGTTACCGATTGCGGCCACCTACGTCATTGCCCCCGACGGCACTGTTGCCCATGCCTTTGTGGAGGCTGATTACACCAAACGTCTGGACCCGACAGACATTGTGGCTGCCCTCAAAGGCTTAGCAGTTGCTGTGTGA